A portion of the Candida dubliniensis CD36 chromosome R, complete sequence genome contains these proteins:
- a CDS encoding karyogamy protein kar4 homologue, putative (Similar to S. cerevisiae KAR4) has product MYTYNKFGSRASSSTSSTNNTISSSTYATQASSRTTESNEKSNLVKVTKETVDYCNHYVHTGEPGVKLIRNVKNPLEGYPKLAKLHHLKRLQIKKHTSQAYGARCTTGEIVPTLNRWIENYNIRFDVIMIGALAENQFILPILNSIPIHQLCSKPGFLFIWATTQKIQELTRLLNNDNFNKRFRRSEELIFLPIDDKSPYYPHNSGATEVIPLFERQQWHCWMCITGTVRRSTDNHLIHCNIDTDLQIESPNDKTRQKSTYNAVPEAIYRVAENFSNSNRRLHLVPSKLGYSTPIRLRAGWVIMGPDVLINNFDPVKYNEELYAKSMIKYKSNNGIGANTNPNTTTTATTTQFLVPQTNEIEDLRPKSPIISAK; this is encoded by the coding sequence ATGTATACTTACAATAAGTTTGGCTCTCGAGCCTCTTCATCGACTTCAAGCACAAACAACACTATTTCATCAAGCACCTATGCTACTCAAGCATCCTCAAGAACAACTGAGTCTAACGAGAAAAGTAATTTAGTCAAAGTAACGAAGGAAACTGTTGATTATTGCAACCATTATGTCCACACTGGAGAGCCAGGCGTTAAACTTATTAGGAACGTGAAAAACCCGTTAGAAGGATATCCCAAATTGGCAAAGTTGCACCATTTAAAACGTCTTCAAATTAAAAAGCACACCTCGCAAGCTTATGGTGCCAGATGTACCACTGGTGAGATAGTACCCACATTAAATCGATGGATAGAGAATTACAACATCCGTTTTGATGTCATTATGATTGGTGCTCTAGCTGAGAACCAATTCATTTTGCCAATATTGAACAGCATTCCCATTCATCAGTTGTGTTCAAAACCTGGGTTTCTTTTCATCTGGGCAACAACCCAGAAGATTCAAGAGTTGACAAGACTTTTGAACAATGACAACTTCAATAAAAGATTTAGAAGATCAGAAGAGTTGATCTTTTTGCCGATAGATGATAAATCACCATATTATCCACATAACTCCGGTGCTACAGAGGTAATTCCGTTGTTTGAAAGACAACAATGGCATTGTTGGATGTGTATTACAGGCACCGTGAGAAGATCTACCGATAATCATTTGATTCATTGCAACATTGATACTGATTTGCAAATTGAATCCCCAAATGACAAGACACGACAGAAGTCAACATACAATGCTGTTCCAGAAGCTATATACAGAGTTGCTGAGAACTTTTCCAACTCCAACAGAAGATTACATTTGGTTCCATCTAAATTGGGGTATTCGACTCCAATCAGATTACGTGCTGGGTGGGTCATTATGGGGCCAGATGTGttgatcaacaatttcGATCCAGTCAAGTACAATGAGGAATTGTACGCAAAATCAATGATCAAATACAAGTCTAATAATGGTATTGGTGCTAATACTAATccaaatacaacaacaacagccaCTACCACTCAATTCTTGGTCCCGCAAACAAATGAAATCGAAGACTTGAGACCTAAAAGTCCAATCATCTCTGCTAAGTAG